The genomic region gctgCCTGACTGTGAATTGGGCGGCCAGGATCCTGTGCCTTCTCACCAGCTGCCCCAGTCTAAAGGAAGTACAGTAAGAGCTatttacctgtctgtctgtcccagtCTGAAGGAAGTACAGTAAGAGCTatttacctgtctgtctgtcccagtCTGAAGGAAGTACAGTAAGAGCTatttacctgtctgtctgccccagTCTGAAGGAAGTACACTAAGAGCTatttacctgtctgtctgccccagTCTAAAGGAAGTACAGTAAGAGCTATttacctgtctgtctatctccaAGGGCTGGATATGTACCATTGAAGCTGTGTGTAGTGCTGATATATGAGTGCTGATATATGAGTGCTGATATGGATGATAAAGCACACCAGTGCTCCAGTACTGTGGCATGTATGGATTATGGTGGTCTTACTGATTGGCTAACTCCAGATGACGTTATGCTCTGATTGGCAGGCTTGTGGAGCTTGAGTGTGAGTGGATGAAATACAGACAGTGGGCGCCTAAAGAGACAGGAAGTAGAGTGGAGAgtctctgttcatctctttctgttAAAAAACATGACAGCAGGTGGGGCTCATTATGTGAGCAGTCTCTtgatattattgttgttattattaactGTTTATAAACACTAAACCATTACAGATaaattaaaacataaataaagataAAATGTCCGCTCCACTTTTCAACAATAATGCACTGTTGTTGTGGAAATCAGTTTTTCATTTGGTACCTTGAAATaccttgtctgtttgttttacaGTCTGGATATCACACTTGACACAGCACTAAACGCAGTGGGTCTGGATATCAcacttgacacagacacagcacgaAACGCAGTGCAGTCACACATCTCGTTCACCCTCTCAACTTCCTCAGAGGTGGAATACACGGACTTAAGAGATTTTCTTCAGAAACTGCTCAACCTGAAGTATTCAACACAGCAGTAAGAGTATTAACATCTATACCAGtcatgcatgtctttatgagtCTTAGCAGTAAGGATATAATGACTAGGATAGTGCACAAATATGCACCTGTAAGATTCGTTGTTAGATATGGACTAAAAGAGCATTTATATGCTACAAAATTATAATCCACATTAATAAGGATGATGTAATTTGATATTTACAGCAATTTACAACTTGATATATTTTTCTCTCCCACATAACAATTTAATTAATACCAGGTTTTTCTTCCAATAAGAAAATGATATAGGATAAATACCAGGatgtctttctgtcttgctCTATAGAAGTGAAGAACATCTTGAAAGTCTACGTTCTTTCTTGCACTCTTCACCTGGTGTGGGGGAGGTGGACTTGGATTTCAGATACATCCCTGACCCCTGGGCCACagccatcctctccctcctccacacctcctccactccagATGAAACGCAGTAAGAccttaagtgtttgtgtgtctctacatCCCTTTGGACTGCTATTTGTTAGATGATGGGAAGCCACGTCCAGCAAAGTAGTAAATTACTAAAACTGACTAGCAAAGTAGAGGAAGTGGGTATTATTACACCTGTCGTGCTATATATGAACTGAAGCTTATATCAAAATGAAGTCACTTTATCTatttagcacatttaaaaagaacAGGAGTTGTAAATCTAATGCCTAGTAACTCCAGCCCTGTAACTGCAAGATTGTTGTTGCTTAACAACATACTGCCTCTGCAAAGCACACAATAAAAGCAGAGGAAGGTTGGTCAGCACTCAGTAAATGCGTTGTGTCCAGTCAAATTACCCATTTTATTAGTTAGTCAAACTCGATATTCTGTGAGGGACTCTTTTATTTCTGAATTTATTATCATCCCTCAAATGTCACCTAGTATTGGAGCATTCTCAGTATTGTTACTCGCTGACAAATTGCTTGTGTGTTGTAAACTACAACTTAGAGGTGCTATATGCAGGACCTGCTAGATgtcagctagcaagctaaattaTTTTTATACTCCACACTCCAAACAGATGTTTGGCAGCATATCACCAGGTTTGTCCTCCCCTAGCTCTTCTCCCTCGTGGGAGTAAAACGTTTGGCCCAGATGGCGGAGGCTAAAGATTACATGTAGAATCCTACAAAAGAGGATATGCTGCAGCTaactggttagcatgctaacttcaGAAGATATCTTAGTCATACATTTAATTTCCATGACATTAGATCAAAAATGTTTATCTTGATTTCTCAATGTTATTCTATTGATATTTTCAGTCATTTATGTTTTAAACTAAAATTGCTACTTATAGCTCCTTTAATATTTtcttaaaaacaaatattgctTCAGAGGATTGATTATAACGACGTCAGTGTTCAACGAGGATGTTTATGCATCTCAGACATCACTCACTGTGTTTCATTGAGTATTGGTGTAAGACTCCTGAGCTGTGCTTTCTCTTCTCTACAGACAGGATCCCCCAGCTGAGCGTCAGAGAAGTTTGAGGAGGAGCTGCCAATCATGTTCAAACATCCCAGACTCCACCCACTGGGATCTGATGGAGCCCTACATCTCCATGGAGACAGGGGTGTCGGTGTACAACCTCAGCTCTCAGGCAGGGAGTTATGAGTGTACAGTGTCGGGTTTGCgctgggtgtgtggtggtgacgTCACCCTGCAATATCACTTCAGCACTGAGGAGCTGTTCTCTGCCCAGCTGGAGATGTTACAGTACAGACCCATCAGTCCTTTGATGGACATCAAGGTTCTCTCAGGTGAACTGGACGAGATCCATCTGCCCCACTCCCTCTGTGTTGGAGTTTCTGAATATTTTAGGTTAAGTGATGCAGTGAGAGTTCTGCATGGGGATGACAGCGGGGTTTCCCTGGAGAAGTGCGAGCTGATGCGCTTCCATGCCAAGCTTGTCAAGCCCAGCTTCTCTCTGATGGAGGTCCTTGTGAGTCTGGGTGTCCCTGTAAAGACCCACTGCGAGGTGTTGATCTATCAGTCCTACGCAACACCCCTCATTCTAAACACATTTGTTGTGCCGAACGCATCCACAGCGAAGAAAGCCATAGAGGAGAAATGGAAAAGCCTCGGCTTACACATCGAGAAGTCTCCACCCAAGGAATCTTTCTGGATAAATACAAACCTCCACTTATCCACTTCCTGCCTGTCTAGAATCATACCAGAGGAGATCAGTCTAACTTATAACACTTCTCCAGCCTACTTTGAAGTGTGCATTAAAAAGCCAGACGACGAATTTGAAATGGAGCTGATGGTTGCAGAGGTTAGACCGATATGGAAAGCTGCTATTCGAAAGGGAGCCGACTACAAGACGGCCATGCCAACACACTCTGCTGACCAGGGTGGAGCTGTGAGCCTTCCCACAGGTACTGATGTTTTCTCATTGGATGATTTcgtttttttgctttttattcTGGCAACTTGAACAGACATGTCTGCTTTATTAGTTATGACAAATGTCTGACTAACAGTGCTAATAGATATGTGCTATCTGAGATATGAGGTCAGGCATGGGTGTCATGGGGTCAGGCATGGGTACACGTGTAGAGGTATTTATTTGGGATTAGGCCTGCTTGTGTGGGGACAGCTAGTTTAGTTGGCATATTTGAAACCAAGCCAGCATCTCCAAAGGTCGTGTTCAAGTAGTGGAAGTGCTTCCGAGGGATAGCTTGTGAGCATGGAATCACCGGCAGTGGATTTGGCCACCATTCACAACTAGAATTTGAGCTACAAACATAAATACTCCTGGTCTGAAGTAACCAAGTCacatgtgagcctgtgtgtgtgtgtgtgtgtgtgtgtgtgtgtgtgtgtgtgtgtgtgtgtgtgtgtgtgtgtgtgtgtgtgtgtgtgaacttgtgtgtgtgtgtgtgtgtgtgtgagcctgtgtgtgtgtgtgtgtgtgtgtgtgagcctgtgtgtgtgtgtgtgtaggctatacCATGTAGCCGGTGTTGTCTTCAGTCCTGTAAAGCAGACCCATCTATAATTGGCTAATCTGTCAGAGGGCAAAGTCTCCTATTTGGGACCCCTAGTGGTAGACTGCAGCAGTACATGGTTGTATGAaggtctttgtttttcttgttcagtctttctgtttctgtcattaatacaataaacaaaGAGCCTTGGCCTATGTTTATCTCCACACTTTGGTAGATGCTGAGGTCCTTCCAGTGGCATCCTCAATAATGGGTAAGTGACTGAAATAcattatgaaaaaaaacatcatgtgTCAGTGGTTGTCTTAGAAACCCATCATGTGTCAGTGGTTGTCTTAGAAACCCATCATGTGACAGTTGTTGtctgagaaaaacattttctgtttgttctttAGCACCGTAAACTCACAGAAGTGAGAACTTTTCCATTTATTTaacataatacatttttgaatattgtacaaatgcacaaatacacacactatttcagCATGGACAATATCGGAGAATCAACTGTAGGCTAAAGAATGTTTGAGAATACAATGAGAGAATTACTCGTTTAGGGATTGAAGGATTGGTCTTTTTATGTGTCGCTTCTAATGTTTCAGCTGAAGGAGCAAGCCTGATGTCTGCACCAGCACTTTCACGTAACCAGGTTCAGGGGGACCTGATTGTAACTAATAATTTTCTAGGTAAGTAGCCTGCCGTTTCCATTCCAATAACCCCTGAAATAATGCAATGTGATTAAATGTATGAGACAAATAGACTTCAGTTATAAATGTAGTAATAGACccacattttttctttctcttcttgttCATGAAGCACAACCACCTTGAGCAGCATCTTCTAAGGACAATTGAATGGTAAGATATGATTTCAACTGAAAGTGAAAGTTTCTAtctttatatatattgtacctgAAATAATATAATGGAGCTTAAAGCAGCAGTGAGCAGTTTTGGTCTAAAGCTAGCAAGCTGACTACCTAGaaggtatgcaaaaaccttgcaagctccaccaacagcccagttgggaCTGATaatagcttgctaacatgctaactggggTCTTTTGGGGATCCAGCAGAGGAACAGATGCATTTGCCTATTCCATTGTAGCCTGGCTTTGCCCAAGTTCCTCTGCAGTTCAGCTTGCCTGAAGCTGACACTACTTTGAAGCCAACCAGAGTaaccctctccttctcacacatgCAGGTTCCTGCAGGCACCATTGCTACGACTGCTGGCCTCTCGCTCCCAGGGAGCGGCATTCTGGGATTGATCTCGACCACATGAGGGTTTGCTCCCCTTCAGTGCCAGATGCCATGTGGCAAAACACATAGGACATTTAAAGCACTCAAAAGTCAGGTAAAACCCGTAAAACACAAATACTTgcttatttgtatatatttgtatatctATGATATACAAAGATAGTGACTTGGACCGAGTCATAAACTATTTTAGCTAATCAACCAGTTGCGTCAGGACCATGCAAAGGTAGGGGTGTCATTTCTTTGGCTGCTGAGCCCAAATATCAATAACCATTGAATCGTGGATTGTATGTTTAAATACTGACAATGGAGAGGTTTGGGTTTGTTATTTATGTAACATTGAATGTGTAGGGTACAGTaagagtgttgaatgtgtagagtaagagtgttgaatgtgtagGGTACAGTaagagtgttgaatgtgtagagtaagagtgttgaatgtgtagGGTTCAGttagagtgttgaatgtgtagaGTAAGAGTTTTGAATGTGTAGGGTACAGttagagtgttgaatgtgtagGGTTCAGTaagagtgttgaatgtgtagGGTACAGttagagtgttgaatgtgtagagtaagagtgttgaatgtgtagGGTACAGTaagagtgttgaatgtgtagagtaagagtgttgaatgtgtagGGTTCAGttagagtgttgaatgtgtagaGTAAGAGTTTTGAATGTGTAGGGTACAGttagagtgttgaatgtgtagGGTTCAGTaagagtgttgaatgtgtagGGTACAGttagagtgttgaatgtgtagagtaagagtgttgaatgtgtagGGTACAGTaagagtgttgaatgtgtagaGTAAGAGTATTGAATGTGTAGGGTTCAGttagagtgttgaatgtgtagaGTAAGAGTTTTGAATGTGTAGGGTACAGTaagagtgttgaatgtgtagagtaagagtgttgaatgtgtagGGTTAGGttagagtgttgaatgtgtagGGTTCAGTaagagtgttgaatgtgtagGGTACAGttagagtgttgaatgtgtagagtaagagtgttgaatgtgtagGGTTCAGttagagtgttgaatgtgtagGGTTCAGttagagtgttgaatgtgtagGGTACAGttagagtgttgaatgtgtagagtaagagtgttgaatgtgtagGGTACAGTaagagtgttgaatgtgtagagtaagagtgttgaatgtgtagGGTTCAGttagagtgttgaatgtgtagaGTAAGAGTTTTGAATGTGTAGGGTACAGttagagtgttgaatgtgtagGGTTCAGTaagagtgttgaatgtgtagGGTACAGttagagtgttgaatgtgtagagtaagagtgttgaatgtgtagGGTTCAGttagagtgttgaatgtgtagGGTTCAGttagagtgttgaatgtgtagGGTTCAGTaagagtgttgaatgtgtagGGTTCAGTAAGGTATTCTGCCTTCCAGAATTGAAGGGCCTTTTTACACCATGACACCGATAACTgaatcaacaacctttcaccagaatcagaGACTAATGCTGTCCATTCTCACTTTAATGTCTGTTATTACCtttcataaacaaaacaaaacaaagatgaaaACAGTTATGATCAG from Clupea harengus chromosome 25, Ch_v2.0.2, whole genome shotgun sequence harbors:
- the LOC116219642 gene encoding uncharacterized protein LOC116219642, whose product is MEPTGLPNFGIDEHSSGCISDCSSEYSIGSHQTGDHAARSIDTEEELGALREEAGQGATLLVGNHGNILWLEVKVDMDVTPEAVLSHASLTLSHTAEMDCIRNFLHTFHTLRRSTQNHPAALFSSLRRLSGLEHLVLGVSCLTVRWVTEALDFIQNCPSTSKPLKLQIVGWRSKSKESLCSAVCLTREASSLRLSLLVEQDLKAAVSDITLTLSQSPESHPGVNFGSFLLGLHTYRHFGGRGQVRVGNLLASLLHLPGLKTVELRMSCLSVGWAACILCLIHQCASVEQLKATEEEWGSHGKEQSFCSSLSVQRRSGSLRLDVNVPRPTASDAAVSNISLTLSHFSDVASSSTDLCNFLNEYYTIRRRTEISPECAALLSSLASLSGLEIIEMEMSCLTVNWAARILCLLTSCPSLKEVQLVELECEWMKYRQWAPKETGSRVESLCSSLSVKKHDSSLDITLDTALNAVGLDITLDTDTARNAVQSHISFTLSTSSEVEYTDLRDFLQKLLNLKYSTQQSEEHLESLRSFLHSSPGVGEVDLDFRYIPDPWATAILSLLHTSSTPDETQQDPPAERQRSLRRSCQSCSNIPDSTHWDLMEPYISMETGVSVYNLSSQAGSYECTVSGLRWVCGGDVTLQYHFSTEELFSAQLEMLQYRPISPLMDIKVLSGELDEIHLPHSLCVGVSEYFRLSDAVRVLHGDDSGVSLEKCELMRFHAKLVKPSFSLMEVLVSLGVPVKTHCEVLIYQSYATPLILNTFVVPNASTAKKAIEEKWKSLGLHIEKSPPKESFWINTNLHLSTSCLSRIIPEEISLTYNTSPAYFEVCIKKPDDEFEMELMVAEVRPIWKAAIRKGADYKTAMPTHSADQGGAVSLPTDAEVLPVASSIMAEGASLMSAPALSRNQVQGDLIVTNNFLAQPP